The Terriglobus roseus region TGCCGTGATCAGCGGGATATGCGACACGATGATGACCGGTGTCGTTGCCGACACCTTTGCCAGATCAGTACGCAGCCACTGCAACTGAGCTTCATCAAGAAAGCCAAAGTAGGTCCGTTCCGGCGTGAAGCCGATGGAATCCAGAATGATGAAGTGAACGCCCTTGTGATCAAAGCTCTGATGGCGTGGGCCGATCTTGTCTTCAAAGTAGCTCTTGCCGTAGTTCGAATCCGTCAAGTCCAGACCACTCTTCGGAAAGAGTCCAATCACATCATGGTTGCCCATCGTGTGATAGACCTTCAGTCCTAACTGCTGTTCCGTCTCGCCATACAGATGAAACAACTCCTGCGAACGGGAGAGCGGTACAGCAAGTCCGTCGAAGATGTGATCGCCGCCCTGAATTGCAAAATCCGCATGTAGAGTGCGCGCCTTCTTGAACGCCATCGAGCAGCCTTCCGTCGCATGCAGTTCCGGCTGGATGTGCGTGTCCGTCACAAACAGAAAACTGAATTCCTCTGTTGCAGCAGGCGACATGGCAAACGAAGGCAAGGACGATGCGGCAACACCAGCCGCAGTAAGTGATAGAAAACGGCGACGATCAAGAATCGGCATGCACGGAGTTTATCCACTGCATATGAACTTCTTGAAAAGAAGGAACTCTTCGAGAGCTAAGTCGCTTCGCGTTTCGCCCTATGTCGATTCGCGCCGTGCCGTGCCAGCCAAGCCAACGGCATAATCCGGCGCGTCTCGCTTCGGGATTTTTGTCCATCTCACTCGTTATGCTTTTGCCTAGAATTTATTGGCATTTTTGCCGTTTGTTTACGGTATTTCCCCCCTTCCTTCCCTGCCCAAACTACACAACAGGCAACGAACAAAAAATCACAGATATTGCGCTGCCTGCGATTCCCCCTTTTGAGGCTTAAGTCTTAATGCGATCTCATCCGTTTTTTCGGAGCCCCGTTCTTTACGCTTCTCTTGTTCCTCTTTTTTCAATTGCAGCGCTCGCTCAAGGTGGCAGTGCAGTCCTGAGCGGCACAGTCACCGATGCAAGTGGTGCAGCCGTTCCTAACGCACATGTAACCGCCACCAACGTGGACACCAATCTGGTGTTGAACACTGATTCCAACAACTCTGGTCTCTATCGCTTCCCCACCATTCCTCCGGGACGTTACGTCATCTCTTCGAACGTGAAGGGCTTCCAGAAATTCCAGCAGACAGGCGTTGTGCTGACCGTCAGCCAACAAGCCACGATCGACATTGGTCTACATGTAGGCAGCGAATCAGAGACCGTGAATGTAACAGCTGGCGCGCCGCTGATGAACACCACCAACGCTGAAGTCAGCAACACAGTTGGTGAACATGCTATCCGCGAACTACCATTGAATGGCCGCGATCCTTCAAGCCTTGTATTGCTGTCACCCGGTACAGTGAACGTGTTGAACACAGGCGCAGGCACGCTGCAAGGTGAGACCACATTCCCGAATGAAAGCGGTGCATCCGCAGGCGGCGGTCGCCAGGGCAGCACGCTCTATCTTCTCGATGGTGTTCCGAACATGGACACCTACATGTCGCTCTCTGCACCTACGCCGAATGCCGATGCCACCAGTGAGTTTCGCGTCATCTCCAACAACTTCGACGCGCACTATGGCTTTTCTCCGGGCGCTGTCGTTTCGATCGACACGAAGAGTGGCACCAATGCACTCCATGGCGGCGCTTTCGAGTTCCTGCGTAACAACGCGTTGAACTCCGCGGACTACTTCTCAAAGCAGGTTGACTCGCTGAAGCGTAATCAGTTCGGCGGTTTCCTCGGCGGTCCTGTCATCAAGGATCGTCTCTTCTTCTTTGGCAACTACCAAGGCACACGCCAGTCCACAACATCAACCGCGAACAGCACGAACACTCCCACAGCGGCGATGTTGAATGGCGACTTCTCCGCGTATCCCAAAGCGCTGACCGGCGGCTTCGTTAACAACCGCATTGATCCTTCCCTGTTCAATCCTGCGGCAGTGCAGATCGCGAAGACCGCACTGCCATTGGGCCAGGATGCGGCCAGTGGTCTGGTGTACTACACCGTGCCCAAGACTATTGAGACATACAACGAAGGCACAGGCCGCATTGACTACACGCCGAACGACAAGCATCGCCTGACGCTACGTAGCTTCATTCAGTACTACAACCGCAGCGAAGCCGCTACGCCCGGTAACATCCTTGCACTGAACACGGGCAAGCAAGGTAAGTTCTTCAACGAAGTGTTGAACCACACATGGACAGTCAGCCCGAGCCTCATCAACGCATTGTCGTTGTTCTGGAACCAGGAGCATGTTTACAACGTGGGTCAACCGCTCAACAGCAGTGGTTCTCCGTTCTGCTTGTCGCGCTACATCAACGTGAGTGAACCCGCAGGCACCTGCTATAGCGAAGGCCTGAACGCCAGCGGCGGCTTCAGCTTGCAGTACTCCGAGTACACAGGCGAGATGCGTCGTTCATGGGGCTTCTCTGACTTCATCACAAAGATCGTTGGCAATCACACCATAACCGCAGGCGTGGATCTGTGGCATCAGCGTGCACGCGAGCTGACGTACTATCCCGCTGCACCGATTATCAGTTTCAATGGCTATTCCACTGGCTTCGGCCTTGCGGACTTCCTGTTAGGTCGCGTCAGCACATACACGCAGGGTGCGGGCGAAATTGCCGATGTCAGTGGCAACCTGCTCGGAGCTTACGCTCAGGATCAGTTCAAGCTGCGCTCTAACATCACCGTCACTGCAGGTCTTCGTTGGGATCCAAATCTTGCTCCGCAATCAAAGGATGGGCGCGGCGCGGTGTGGAATCCCGGACAACAAAGCACCGTCTTCCCGAACGCCCCTAAGGGCCTCGTCTTCCCCGGCGACAACGGCGTAAGCGCTGGACTGGCACCGAACACCTACGGCTACTTTGAACCACGCCTCGCCGTAGCGTGGCAGGTGCATCCCAAGACCACCTTCCGTGCAGGCTTTGGTCTGTTCACTGCACCGCTGCCGTACTCTTCGTACAACCACGTTGCAGACGTCACTCCGTTCAGCCCCACGTACACGCTGAATGAAACTGCATCCACACCCATCAATTTCTCCAACCCATGGGCGAACTTCGCAGGCACAGGCGGCGTAAGTCCCTTCCCACCGTTTGTATATTCGGGCGGCACACCTCCCAGTAACTCCACCTTCGCTTCACCAACGTCTGTACCGGCCGCATTCACGCCCAAGTTCAAACTTGGCATGACGCAAAGCTGGAACGCATCGGTGGAACAGCAATTGGGCAACGACGTAGTGCTGCACCTTGCTTACGTTGGCAGTCAGAGCTATCACCAGTCGTTGATTCTGGATGAGAACCCCGGCCAAACCGCAGCTGCAGTGCGTGGCGTTCGCGCCATGTCTGACTTCGGCCAGATCCTCACAATCCAGTCGATTGGCACGGCCAGCTATAACTCGTTGCAGGTGCAGATTGAAAAGCGGTTTTCGCATAACTTCCAGGCGCAGTCCAGCTTCACCTGGTCCCGTAACCTCGACATTGCATCCAGCGGCAATGCATCGTTTACCAGCAGCATTGCGAACCCGTATAACGTCCGCTACAACCGCGGTATCTCTGACCTGAACGTGCCGCTTGTGTCCGTCACGAATCTTGTCTACACAACACCCGCGTTGAATGGCTGGAACAGCATCGCACGTGGCGTACTTGGCGAGTGGGAAATCAGCGCCATCTACACCATGCAGTCGGGTAGCCCTTTCGGCATCTCCGGCGGAAGCGGAAACAACTCAGGTGCAAATGAGAATGGCGACCGCGCAGACAGCGTGTTCGGCATTCCCGTCCAGACGCATCAGGGTAGCAAGGAACAGTGGCTGAATCAGTACTTCACTACGGCAGCCTTCACCACAAACGCTCCGGGCACATTCGGTAACACCGGCCGCAACATCCTCAAGGGACCCGGCGTGAACTACAGCGATGCAGCTCTCATGAAGAACTGGACTGCACGCGACCGCTACCATCTGCAATTCCGCTGGGAGCTGTTCAACGCCTTCAACCACACCAACTTCGCAACCCCCAACAACAATCCCACCAGCGGAACTTATGGGCAGATCACCGCAACCAGTTCCGGAGTACGTCCGCGTGTGATGCAAGCCGGACTGAAACTCACCTTCTAACCAACACGACAACTCAGGGCCGCCGCCAATAAAGCGGCGGCCTTTTTCTGTAGAAGCCTCGGAAGCCGACATACAGAGACACTTCATTGCAGAAATTTGAGATTCAAGCAATGATTCTGCGGAACAAATCGGAAAAGAGGAAGAGCCGGATCGATATAACAGTTTCGAATCGAATGCGTGTTGATTAGATTAGGAACATGCAGGCTTTCCGGTACCTCGGCAGGGTAGTAGCGGCAACAGTCATCTTGTTTTGCACTGCGCTGACACAGAGCTGCGGGTCGGGCATAGTGCAGCGGACAAGCACCGGAAATGGCTCTACGACAGTGACCACAAGTCCAATGTGGGTCGGTGCGTGGGGGGCATCAATGACCAATGCTGCCGCAGTATCAGACAATTCTGGCAACGAGCGCAGCTACCGGTTTCTTGTGACATCCACCATTGACGGCACACAGGCACGCGTGAAGTTTTCCAACGTGTATGGACTGACGCCGGTAACACTAGGCGCGGTGCGGCTTTCGTGGGGTAAAGACGGTTCACCTACGATCGACCCGATGCATGATGTGGGGCTGACGTTCAATGGAAACAAGAGCGTAGTGTTGGCTCCAGGATCAACGGTGACCTCTGACTCAGCAGACTTCTCATTCGGCCTGGGCCAAGTGCTAGCTGTTTCGGTCTACTTGAAGGGTAATTTCGACAGGGTTAGCCGACACGATTCCTACTTCGTAACGAATTATTCAACCGCGGATGGCGCGGGTGATACAACCTCTGATGCAGCGGGATCGGCCTTTAGCACTCCCGTTCCAGACTGGCTCCTGGTGAACGAGATTGACGTGTATGGCCAATACCAAGGCACCCTGGCCATGTTCGGAAGTTCTACGACGGATGGTCTTAAGAGCGACTACAGTTCAGACAAGGTATACCCGATTCCCAATTCGCCGATTAGTACACAACACGCGGACCGTGTCTCTGACTGGATGGCGCGTCGGCTAGCCGCAGCCGGTTACCGCATTGGCGTGCTGAACGCGGGAATTCCAGGTGATCCCATCACTGACGTAGGGTCCGTACCAACGCCCAATCAACGGTTTGCACAAGACATCCTTACGCTTCCAAATCTTCTAGGAATTGTGAGCTATTTTGGATCGATTGATCTACGTTCCGCCTCCTGCACGAACGCAGCGGACATGGAAGCAGCGACACAGCAACTCGTTGCCAAGTCCGCAATGGCGAAGCTACCTATTGTGCTGACAACACTGCCGCCAACTGGGTTGTGCTCCAACCCGGCATCACCGAATTACGGGCCTTTACCCAGCCCAAGTGATCCATATGCCGGTGGCCTGAGTCCCGGACCAGCGAATGGTTCCGAAGTCCAAAGGGCAGCATTCAATCAATGGTTGCGAACGACGGGAGCAACTTTACCCGGTGTTGTAAGCATTGCGGATTACGATCTGGCTCTGCGTGATCCACAACACATCAGCTTTATGATGCCCCAGTACAACAGTGGCGATAACTTCCACATGAACGGCACTGGGTACGGAGCTGAGGCAAACAGTATCTCGCTTGGATTCCTTCCACGTTAGCCCTCTAATCAAAACAGGATGGCGCTAAATATCACACCCCTCGAAGTGAAACCTTTAAAGAATCCTGCCGGTCTCCCGTTACATGCGAGTCCTCGGTTTAGCCTCACGTCATCCATGGATACGACGCGTTTGCTGCATCTTACTGTTCCCTCTCCCATTGCTCGGGTTAAATGGTTGCACTAATGTTGTGACGGTGATCCCTCAGGTTGTTTCTGCGGGACCGACACCACAGACCATGTGGGTAGCGGTCTGGACCGCCAACGCGCAAAATGCCACCTCCAGTTCGCAGGACCCTGGTGGTTCAGAGCAAAGCTTTCGTTTCATCGTGTTGCCAACTACCGATGCAACGCAGGAAAGAGTGCACTTTTCTAATAGGCTGGGGACAACATCAGTAACAATTGGCGCGGCCCGCCTTGCAGTTGCGGTAGATGTTGGTCCCGCCATCGACCCGAAGCGCGATGCGGCTCTTACATTTTCCGGTGCAACATCCATCACACTAGCACCAGGACAAGAGATCGTCTCTGACCCAGTCAATGTTTCTTACAACTTCGGCGAGAAATTGGCTGTCAGCATGTATATGAAAGGCTCATTCCCATCGCTAACAGAACATGCATCGGATGTGCAGTTCAACTTCCAGAATGCTTCCGGTGCAGGCAATGCGACATCCGATACAAGCGGTGCTTCCATGGGTACTGTAATGACAGACTGGCTGCTACTGAGTGGCATCGACGCATACGGTTCCTACCAAGGATCGGTAGCCATCTTCGGTAGTTCTTCCGTGGATGGACACGCATCGAACTATGGCAACAGCAATAGCTATCCGACAGCAAACGTTGCCATCACTTCGCAGGACAATGATCGCCCTTCTGACTGGCTTGCCCGGCAGATGCGTGCTGCAGGCTATCGCGTAGGTGTCTCCAATGCGGGTTTACTTGGTAATGCCGCAGCCGGCACTGGAGGCGGCGTTGATCGCATGCAGCACGATGTGCTTGGCGTAATCAATCTCAAAACGGTGATCATTTACTTTGGAGGTATCGATCTGCGTGGAAATTGCGTGCAGGCTACGGATGTCGAAAGTTCCCTGAGCAACATGGTTCAACAAGCGAATGCAGCTGGCATTAGAGTGATTCTGGCGACGATCCCTCCCTCAGAGTATTGCACTACGACTCCCGGACTTGTACCGACAACTGAGCAACCCTATCTTGGTGATCTCATTCCTGGGCCTGAAAATCCCGGATCAACACAGCGTAGAGCGGTAAACGACTGGATTCGAAGCACTGCGGTAAGCTTGCCAGGAGTCGTTGGCGTCGCGGACTTCGACAAGGCATTGGCCGATCCGAATCATCCAGATTTCATGATCCCCAACCTGAATTCTGGGGATAACTTCCACCCGAACGGAGTTGGGTATGGCGTGCAGTCTTCGTCCATCCCGCTTGACAAGATACTCGGGCAGTAAATGAAAGGCCGGGCATGAAGCCCGGCCTTTTAATAGCTTATTGAGACTGCTTAGCGATCCTTCGAAGCTGCGATCTTCTCTTCTGCCACGCGAATCTCTGCACGGGCGTAATCGTATTTCGCGGCATCGTCGCCTGCCTGCGCCCAATCCTTCTCTGCATCAGCCAGTTCCTGCTGCGCCTTGGCTCCATCGATCTCTTCCGGCTTCAGCGCCGTCTCTGCGAGAACGGTCACGCGCTCCGGAAGCACTTCAACAAAACCCCAGGCCACGAAGAACTTTGCATTGCCGGAGTTGCCGCCGTGCAACTTCACTTCGCCCGCGCCCAGTTCTGCGAGCAGCGGTGCAGCGCCATACAGCGCTTCAATGTAGCCCGACAGAGCCGGAAGCTCAATCGCGTCAGCCGTAGTGTCAATCAGAACGCGGTCCGGCGTAACGATGCGGACTGCGAGCTGGCCGGAATGTGTGGTTGCGTCTGCCATGTGTTCCTGTTCGTTCTCAGTTGTCAGCGATCAGTTGCCAGTCCTTCTCAGAACTGGCAACTGTTACCGAAACTTCTCTTACGCGTTTGCCTTCATCTTGGCTGCTGCTTCCAGCACTTCCTCGATGCCGCCCTTCATGTAGAAGGCCTGTTCCGGCACGCTGTCATGCTTGCCTTCGATGATCTCCTTGAAGGAGCGCACCGTGTCAGCGACCTTGACGTACTTACCAGGGTTGCCGGTGAACACTTCCGCAACGTGGAACGGCTGCGACAGGAACTTCTGCACCTTACGTGCACGGGCAACGGTGATCTTGTCGTCTTCCGAAAGTTCGTCGATACCCAGGATGGCGATGATGTCCTGCAGATCCTTGTAACGCTGCAGAATTCCCTTCACCTGCTGAGCCACTGCGTAGTGCTCTTCACCCACAACACGCGGGGTGAGAATACGCGATGTGGAAGCCAGCGGATCGACGGCCGGATAGATACCGATTTCCGTCAGCGCACGGTTCAACACGGTGGTCGCATCCAAGTGGGCAAAGGTCGTCGCCGGAGCGGGATCGGTCAAATCGTCAGCGGGCACATAGATAGCCTGCACGGACGTAACAGAACCCTTCTTCGTGGACGTGATGCGCTCCTGAAGCTGACCCATCTCGCTGGCCAGGTTCGGCTGGTAACCCACAGCAGAAGGCATACGGCCCAACAACGTGGAAACCTCAGAACCCGCCTGCGTGAAGCGGAAGATGTTGTCGATGAACAACAGCACGTCCGAGCCTTCTTCATCACGGAAGTGTTCCGCAATGGTCAGACCGGTCAGCGCCACGCGCAGACGCGCACCCGGCGGCTCGGTCATCTGGCCGTAGATCAACGCGGCCTTGCTCTTGCGCCAGTCGGTAGGGTCGATAACGCCGGACTCTTGGAATTCCATCCACAGATCGTTGCCTTCGCGTGTACGCTCACCCACGCCAGCAAACACGGAGAAACCACCGTGCTGCATCGCAACGTTGTTGATCAGCTCCTGAATCAGAACCGTCTTGCCCACACCAGCGCCGCCGAAGAGACCGATCTTACCGCCCTTCAAGAACGGCTGGATCAGGTCGACGACCTTGATGCCCGTCTCGAACATCTCTTCGCCCGTTGCCTGCTCATCAAACGCAGGTGCCTGGCGGTGAATGGGCTTGCGAACCTCTGTCTGCACGGGGCCAAGCTGATCCACGGGCTCGCCGATCACGTTGAGCACGCGGCCCAGCGTCTCGCGGCCCACAGGCACCATGATGGGTGCACCGGTGTCCACAGCCTTCATGCCGCGGACCATGCCTTCGGTCGCTTCCATAGCAACCGTACGCACACGGCCCTCGCCCAAGTGCTGCTGCACTTCCACGATCACCGAAAGCGGCGTGGGGATATCAAAGCCTTCCGACGTGATGCGCAGCGCCTGATAGATAGGCGGCATGTGCTTCTCGTCGAACTGGATATCAACGGCCGGGCCGCTGATCTGGATTACTCTGCCGATGTTCTCTGCCATAAGTCTCTCTTTTAGAGGCGCAGCCTAAATGGCCGACGCTCCTGAAACGATCTCGATAATTTCCTTGGTGATAGCTGCCTGACGTACGCGGTTCATGGTCAGTGTCAGCGAATCAATCATGTCGCTGGCGTTGCTGCTTGCAGCGTCCATGGCCGTCATACGTGCGGCATGTTCGCTGGCGCTGGATTCCAGCAGCGCATGGTAAATCTGCGTGGTCACGTAGCGCGGCAGCAAGTGCTTGAACAACTTTGCCGGCTCCTGGTCGTAGATGTAATCCACGTCTGCCGTGCCAAACTTCTTTGCCTCGCGGTCAAGCTCCGTCTCTTCCGGCTCGTTGATAGAAACGCCCGAGGAAGAAGCTGCGCGAGCAGATGCTTCCTTCAACTCCTCCGACATCTCTTCCGCGGCGGTGATTTCCGGCGAACCCAGCTTACGAATCGGGAGTAGCTTCTCAACAACCACGCGCTGTGCGATAACGCTCTTGAACTCGTTGTAGACGATGTAGACCGAATCGATCTCGCCGCGCTCGTAACGATCAATGATCGAGTGGGCAGCCTTGTCCACTTCCGTAAAGTTCAGCTTCGCCAGCAGGAAGCCAAGATCCTTGGTGATCTCAACCGGCACCTTGCGTTCGCGAATATCTTCAATGTGGTGCGAGATGCCGATGGGCTCATCATGCTCTTCATCGACGTGCTTCCACACGGCTTCCGGATACTTACGCTTGAACAGATCGCGCGACTTGCGACCGACCGTCTCAATGTCGATGTTCTGCTCACCCGGACGCGGATCGTCTTCCGTCACCTGCTTCGGTTCACGGCGATAGTCGATGAACTTCTGCGCGGCCTTGCCGATGTTGGAGTTGAATGCGCCTGCGAAGCCCTTGTCGCCTGCGACAACCAGCAGCAGCACATTCTTCTCTTCACGCTCGACCAGCAGCGGATGCATCACATCGCCGTTGCCTTCGTCACCGTAAAGAGCAGCGCGGCGCACCAGCGATTGCAGTACGTTAGCCAGCATCTGCGCATAAGGACGCGCCTGCAGTGCACGCTCCTGCGCACGACGCAGCTTCGCCGCCGAGACCATCTTCATGGCCTTGGTGATCTGCCGCGTGTTTTTCACGGAGCGAATGCGCCGCTTTAGATCCAGTACGTTTGCCATTCGTTTAGTACTTTTCCGAAACCTTGCGAATCTCTTCCTGCCAGCGGCGTTCCTGCTCACCCACGGAAACGCGTGCCTCGATTTCCTGCTGCTCCGCCTGCACCCGGCCCAGATCGTGCGAATGAATATCAAGCCGGTTGTGCATCTGTTTCATCCGGCGTGTCTGCATCCAGTGGGACCATGTCAGAAACGCCACATTAAGAACTGCGAAAACAACTACGAGAACTACGACCGAGGTCGTCATGGGAATAACCTTTGGCTGGGCCGGGCAGAGAGCGTCAGCTCCCCGTCCGGCGATTCCTGTTATGCCGTCGCCAGGGCGGCCTTGTTGTCCTTATGAGCGGCCTTGAACGTGGCCTTGTAATCATTGATCGCGTTGGTCAGATTCTTGGTGATCTCGTCATCCAGAGCCTTCTTGCTCATGATGGCGTCCAGAATCGACTGGCCGGTGGTCTTCATGTACTCGTGGAAGCCTGCTTCGAACGCCTGAACCTGCTTCACTTCGATATCGTCCAGCAAGCCCTTGGTGCCTGCGAACACGATCGAAACCTGCTGTGCAGCGGTCAACGGCTGGAACTGGGGCTGCTTCAGAATCTCAACCAGGCGCGAACCACGGTTCAGCTGCTTCTGCGTTGCAGGATCCAGGTCCGAACCGAACTGCGCGAACGCAGCAAGCTCACGGTACTGAGCCAGATCCAGCTTCAGCGTAGCGCCAACCTGCTTGGTGGCCTTCATGGCGGCAGCAAAACCTACACGCGATACCGACAGACCTACGTTCACAGCCGGACGAATACCAGAGTTGAACAGATCGGTTTCTACGAAGATCTGACCGTCGGTGATCGAAATCACGTTGGTCGGAATGTACGCGGATACGTCGCCAGCCTGCGTTTCGATGATCGGCAGAGCCGTCAACGAACCGCCGCCCAGTTTGTCCGAAACCTTCGACGAACGCTCGAGCAGACGCGAGTGGAGATAGAACACGTCGCCCGGGTATGCTTCGCGGCCCGGCGGACGGCGCAGCAGCAGCGAGATTTCGCGGTATGCCGCAGCGTGCTTCGACAAATCGTCGTAAATGATCAGAGCGTGCTTGCCGTTGTCGCGAAAGTACTCGCCCATCGCGGTCGCAGCATAGGGAGCCAGGTACGACATCGGTGCGGGCTCAGAAGCCGTCGCAGCAACAACAATCGTGTACGCCATGGCGCCGTACTGTTCCAGGGTCTGAACGACCTGTGCCACCGACGAACGCTTCTGACCCACTGCGCAATAGATGCAGATGAGGTCGTTCTTCGCGGAGTTCAGAATCGTGTCCAGAGCAATGGCAGTCTTGCCCGTCTGACGATCGCCGATAAGCAGCTCACGCTGGCCACGGCCGATCGGAATCATGGTGTCGATGGCCTTAATGCCGGTCGCCATCGGCTCGGTTACGGACTTACGGTCAATAACACCGGGAGCCAAACGCTCAACAGGCAGCGTATACGGCGTGTCGATGGGGCCCTTGTCGTCGATCGGCTGACCAAGCGCATTCACCACGCGGCCAATCATGGCATCGCCCACGGGCACGCTCATGATCTTGCCGGTGCGCTTGACCGTGTCGCCTTCCTTGATCTCCGTGAAGTCGCCGAGAAGCACAGCGCCAACCTGGTCTTCATCCAGGTTCATAGCCAGGCCACTAATGCCCTTGGGGAACTCAATGAGTTCGCCGGCCATAACCTTATCCAGGCCGTGGATGCGTGCGATACCGTCACCCAGCGAGATGATCGTGCCGACTTCATCGACTGCAATCTTCTGTTCGTAGTTCTCGATCTGCTGACGAAGCAGTTCTGTAATCTCGTCTGCCTTGAGCTGTGCCATGTGTCTCTTTCGTCTCCTGCGCCCGTGCAACTTTCGATTGCCCTGGCGCGATACAAACTTGTTTACTGCAAAACTTTTCTTAAGCGCCTGCCAGGTGCCGCTTCAACTGCTGCAACTGTCCGCGAACCGAGCCATCGTACACCTGCGAACCAAGCTTAATCACGGCTCCGCCCAGCAACGATGCGTCCTGTGTCCACGTGACGCGAACCCGGCTGCCTGCCAGCGCTCCCGCCTTGCTACCCAGCAACTGCTTCTCGTCTTCCGAGAGATGCTTTGCCGTAACAATCTCTGCTTCCGCAATGCCGTTTGCCTGATCAGCCAACGTGCTGAATTCAGCAGCGATGTCCTTCAACGATTCCAGACGACCGTGATCCATCAGGACAGCAACAAAGTTCCGAACAGTCTTATCCAGACCCACGCGGTTTGAAACCGCATCCAGAACCTTGACCTTGTCCTTGTGATCCAGAGCCGGATTCAGCAGGAATTCGCGAAGTTCGCGGCTGCCGTCCAGCGTAGCGGCAAAGTCAGCAACCTGCTGACGGACGCTATCAATGTTCAGATTCTGCGCAGCAGCAACCTGCTGAAATGCACGTGCGTAACGAAGTTCGAAGGCGGCCAT contains the following coding sequences:
- a CDS encoding F0F1 ATP synthase subunit gamma encodes the protein MANVLDLKRRIRSVKNTRQITKAMKMVSAAKLRRAQERALQARPYAQMLANVLQSLVRRAALYGDEGNGDVMHPLLVEREEKNVLLLVVAGDKGFAGAFNSNIGKAAQKFIDYRREPKQVTEDDPRPGEQNIDIETVGRKSRDLFKRKYPEAVWKHVDEEHDEPIGISHHIEDIRERKVPVEITKDLGFLLAKLNFTEVDKAAHSIIDRYERGEIDSVYIVYNEFKSVIAQRVVVEKLLPIRKLGSPEITAAEEMSEELKEASARAASSSGVSINEPEETELDREAKKFGTADVDYIYDQEPAKLFKHLLPRYVTTQIYHALLESSASEHAARMTAMDAASSNASDMIDSLTLTMNRVRQAAITKEIIEIVSGASAI
- the atpA gene encoding F0F1 ATP synthase subunit alpha, with product MAQLKADEITELLRQQIENYEQKIAVDEVGTIISLGDGIARIHGLDKVMAGELIEFPKGISGLAMNLDEDQVGAVLLGDFTEIKEGDTVKRTGKIMSVPVGDAMIGRVVNALGQPIDDKGPIDTPYTLPVERLAPGVIDRKSVTEPMATGIKAIDTMIPIGRGQRELLIGDRQTGKTAIALDTILNSAKNDLICIYCAVGQKRSSVAQVVQTLEQYGAMAYTIVVAATASEPAPMSYLAPYAATAMGEYFRDNGKHALIIYDDLSKHAAAYREISLLLRRPPGREAYPGDVFYLHSRLLERSSKVSDKLGGGSLTALPIIETQAGDVSAYIPTNVISITDGQIFVETDLFNSGIRPAVNVGLSVSRVGFAAAMKATKQVGATLKLDLAQYRELAAFAQFGSDLDPATQKQLNRGSRLVEILKQPQFQPLTAAQQVSIVFAGTKGLLDDIEVKQVQAFEAGFHEYMKTTGQSILDAIMSKKALDDEITKNLTNAINDYKATFKAAHKDNKAALATA
- the atpH gene encoding ATP synthase F1 subunit delta — its product is MAAFELRYARAFQQVAAAQNLNIDSVRQQVADFAATLDGSRELREFLLNPALDHKDKVKVLDAVSNRVGLDKTVRNFVAVLMDHGRLESLKDIAAEFSTLADQANGIAEAEIVTAKHLSEDEKQLLGSKAGALAGSRVRVTWTQDASLLGGAVIKLGSQVYDGSVRGQLQQLKRHLAGA